Part of the Pelobates fuscus isolate aPelFus1 chromosome 12, aPelFus1.pri, whole genome shotgun sequence genome, TAATTGGGGGGCTACCTCAAATGCATGAGAATCACTGCtctagtcagcatctcctcatagagatattaACTCAATGCAGAGGAGCATTTGGCTCAAGCAGGGCACCAAAATGCCGAACGCCATTTCTACAAAGACTACAGGACTATAGGAAGCATCTGTAGTATCTGTCATGTGTCTGCTTGTCTGGGTGACAGACGCTAGAGCtcaatgtaaacacagtcttttctcagaaaagaGACTGCAGACAGTTTATTTGTACCTGAACTATTACATtaggctgcagtggttctggtggttACAATGTCTCTTCAAGTGTTTTTTTCCttcatatatttaatacattgtcTGATAATGCATTAAACCATGGGTGTCCAACCATTTGAGCACAGTAAGTAATGGGCTCCGTGCCTCCCTCGTCACCTGGCAGCCTGCACGGCAACTGGGCCGCATTACAAGCAGTTCCAGGCAGTGGGTTGGACAtgccagcattaaagggacactataggcagccagaACAGTTCATGTCATTGAAGTGGACTGGGTCCAGTGTCTCTGTTCCTTGTTTACATTGCTGTGttaatggctgtctaccagacattcCTGCAATTGATGCTAAACGTCCTCACTCTTTGCATGAAGACGTCaagcaaaaccccataggaaaccattgattcaatgcatgtgcattaggtcccccacaaTGACGGACATTGATGGAGGAGGATCAGGTGACTGaaacgttgttttttttaaccctatcATGGAAGGGAGCGGAACCAAAGGGTTAAAAAGGGGCAGAAGGACActtcatctttgtattcctaacaataggAAGGTGTCCCTTCAAAAACTGAAAAATGAgcgtcactttaaccccttcctggtcCGACAACACATGGTCGTTAAtgacctcggacgtacctggtacgtcctaTAGTAAATCGCCACTTACCTGATTGCTGGCGATCGCTATCTTGGGGTGtgtctgggagctcaggcagacccctaCTGCCCGATccggcccccccggccatgtgatcatggaaTCCtaacgatcacatggccgcaatagatgGCTTATGCAGGGCCTCCCTAAACTCTCACGCAGTCTCCCTAATGCcttcaaaaaagttttttacaaagttttttacaggtttaaaaaagtaaataaaagtacttagatcatatatatttatatataaaaaaggaaaaatattatatatatgatctaagtacttttatatacacatacacctacatgaatcattattaaaagtgtattttaatattaatttttataattatatatatatattaaaatacacttttagaataatgtttattatttctatatataaatatataataaaaataatcaataattaatgatatattaatatacatatatgtttaaatcaaaatacatttagaatgacattataaatacatatcccctcaccgaccgcggacgtactaggtacgtccgataAAAAACGGTCATTAAGGACCGTGCACgtacgttataaatacatatccctttaattaatgctttaattattttagaatatatttttatatatacacacgttctacatatatattttactattaactacatcattaattttattaattataatttgagggacctgcctgacaacccaggcagacagtccagagaatttagttGCCCTATATTAAACCCcgtaactttacaaaacaccataaaaccttcacatggggggtattgttatactctggagccttcactgaacacaaatatgagtgttttaaaaagtaaaacttatcacgactatgaaatcaccagtaaaagtgcagttttgttaaaaaaaaaaaaaatgctaaaaacactaattttggccagcgtttgtgactaagtggctactacaaaagactggaaattccccattttgaataccctgggtagtctatatttgaaaatggtatgcaatGACGGGGTTAATTCACACTTCtgagctaccatatggtctcaaaaggcaacagagacccagcaaaccaatctggcaaactagattgggcaagccctatattgaccctgtaccttttcaaaacaacataaaacctgtacatggggggtattgttatactcgggagcctttgctgaacacaaatatgagtgtttaaaacagtaacacGTACCACAACgttgaaatcaccagtaaaagtgccgtttttgtgtaaaaaatgcaaaacacaaatatgaatgctaactttggcaagcgtttgtggctaagtggctactacaaaagactggacataccccattttgaatacagtgggttgtctacttttacaaatggtatgccatgatggggttaattttcattcctgggctgctatacggtctcaaaggcaacataggcccagcaaaccaatctagcaaatttcaatgtgcaaacgtGGAAAAGCCCTACATGTGACCCCTGtacgtttgcaaaaacccataaaacctgtacattgggggtactgttatactcgggagatgttgctgaacacatattggggtgctctttgtcagtaacacataaacgGAACTAAAAATCCACGCCTAGTACaatgtgaaagaaaaataaaaaaaaattactccctaaaagtttgacagagactggtggtagaattagtgcatggaaagtgttaaaataccaccatttcaaataccctagggtgtcttaaaaaaaatatggtttgatgggtaaattacattggccggcttcaaaaatgtcccaaataggacatgggtgcatgatgaccagcagtgaaaattccaagttgggaaattggaatgcgcaccctccaaataaggtcttttagcccccagagaacctgatacacctatacatgggtggtatccctGGACtcaggagatgttactgaacacatattggggtgttctttggcagtaatccttaaccccttaaggacacatgacatgtgtgacatgtcatgattcccttttattccagaagtgtggtccttaaggggttaaagttctcagtacatgtattcttaaattgctatgtgtgtcaaaaaaaaatcaccaattattattattatttgtttaatttggtatagattggtggtaaaatggctgcatgaaaagaatcaaaataccccaagtgtaATACCTTAGcttgtcttctttaaaaatatatatatatgcatgtgaagggttattcagggattcctgacagatatcagtgttacaatgtaacttgtgttaattgTGAAGGGaaaaaattggtttggaaatagcaaagtgctacttgtacttatagccctataacttgcacacaaaaaaacatgttaacattgggtatatctaaactcaggacaaagtttagaaactatttagcacgggtgttttttggcggttgtagaggCGTAACAGATTtagggggtcaaagttagaaaaagtgtaatttgtttttttaaattttttcatcatattttataaaaagtttttatagtaaattatatgatatgatgaaaatagtgGTATatctagaaagaccatttaatggcgagaaaaacagtatataatatgtgtgggtacaataaatgagtaagaggaaaattacagctaaacactaacaccgcagaaatgtaaaaacagtctggtcactaaggggttaaaatactacAGCTTGTTGTAGCATTGCAGCTCATTGTTGTGTCATTAAGTGTCCCCTCCGTTTGGAGCAAGCCTTTTTGAACCTCTTCGGTTTCTACAGCCTGACCCTCAGCTGCCGGTCATGTAATGCAGTAATaaattgaaagaattgtgtatgcgagattgacagacttcctcgagtccaactcgctgctagacccgcttcagtctggtttctgcgctaagcactctgtggaaacggcactgaccaaagtatccaatgatctactcgctgcaaaatctcgttggtcactactctatcctaattctccttgacctgtctgcggcttttgacactgttgatcatcaacagcttcttctcatcctccgcaatatcggtctacaagatattgctctctcctggtgctcctcctacctctcccagcgctctttcagtgtttctttctctggctctgcttcttctccccaactcctctctgttggtgtcccccaaggttcagtccttggtcccctactgttctccatctatactgcatcccttggtaaactcattagctccttccaatatcctttctttgcagatgacacgcaaatctacctgtcctctcctgatctctccccgtccctcttgactagtgtccctgactgcctctctgctgtttctaactggacggctgcccacttccttaaactaaacttaaccaaaactgaaattctggtctttcctccctcaagtgttgttactcctgtgtctgtctccctccaagtcaacggtgctaccatcagctccaccacgcaggctcgctgcctaggtgttctctttgactctgacctctccttcaagcctcatgttcgccaaatcctgtcatttccatctcaaaaacattgcgcgcatccgcccctacttaacgccagatccgactaaggtgttggtccattccactgtcctttctcgccttgactactgtaatccgcttctcagtggtcttacgtgctcccaacttgcgccgttacagtccataatgaatgcggcggcgaggttcatcttcctgtccgcccacacctcccacgccttaCCCTTCTGTCagcccctacattggcttcctattaaatatagagctcaatttaaaattctggttcttgctttcaaatctctacataatgctgctcccacctatctatcctcccttatacacaagtatgtcccgtctaggcccttacgatctgctgaagacttacgtctatcttctgtccgtactaccacctctgatgctcgctttcctcctccgttagatgctcacccagtctccactcgttcaaaaaatcattaaaaacccacttcttcataaaagcgtatcaattaaactgttaatagctcccaactgattcctcttctgcaactgtcactagtctaatactatccttaccttttgtgtcattctaccccactccctctagcatgtaagctcattgagcagggccctcaacccctctgttcctgtgtgtccaacttgtctggttacaactacatgtctgttcgtccacccattgtaaagcgctgcggaatttgacggcactatataaatatcataataataaataacatattaaCCATGGACCTTTGAGCAGAAAtgacatgtagtggttatggtactcacagtgcccctttaatgcaGATCATAAAATTATACCATCTGTTCCCCCACCGCCCACACAGCAGTACTTCCCCATGGAATGCGGTGACAGCTGAGCCAAGGTGCAGATTGGGGTGGTGGACAGTGAACATTACTTTGTAATAAACAAGCTTGCTGACGAGACGTTTCTGTACAGATGTGCAAAGCCATGTGGTTTGTATGCCCTGTTTATTACACAGTAATAGATCTGTGGGAAGTGATATAATGGAAATGATAGAACGGTCCCAAGAGCAGCCTATGTGGACACAAATACCCAGCATAATCCAGGGGCAACTACAGAACAGATTGCCCCTTAAAGGGACAAACATAGCTGTAATCTGCAGAGATTTTACATTTCACATGGATTGGAGTAGTTCTCTGTTCATAGAGACTTATATCCCCTGAATGTAGAAGAGGATCCAGGGACTCCCACACTTTGTGTCCACTTCCAGATACCAAAGAACACAAGTCTCTTCCTGTGTCCGCTACGCGTTACGGATTCACGTAAGCTTCACACAGCGGTTAATAGTGAGGATAGCATACCATGAATCTTTTCTACACCAGGTCACTAGGTTGGGAGTGCTGGGAGTGTATCCTTTGAAAGCATTGCCCAGAAGCCCACCAGAAACCAACAGAAACAAATATGCTATGTGTGGATGTGGGATTTACCTGATCCATTAGTCTTTCTGAAATATAAAACTATACAAGAGAGATTATCACATCTGTTGAGAGTCCGGGATCAGTGTCTGCGAGTAACCTTGGTAAGTTCATGCCACACCACGTTACGACATACAAGCTGCCACCTGATAGCTGCCATCTGCCGTGTGTTGTGCACTGTGCTCCTGCAGTAGGTTCAGTTCATGGAATCTCTCCCCGCACCATAGACACTTGTACTGCTGTTCGCGGTTGTGCACACTCTGATGCTTGTTGAGATGTTCACGTTGCTTGAAGCTCTTGTCACATGACAAACACTTGTATGGCTTCTCACCAGTATGTACCCGGCGGTGCCGCTGCAGGTCTGAAGCATACTTAAAACGTTTCTCACAGTCCGAGCACTTAAGTGGTTTCTCCCTGGCTGGATCACAGCGGTGCTGCACGAACTCAGAGGACGAGAAGAAACGGTGCTCACAAGCAGTGCATCTCAGCGGCTTCTCTGTGCAGTGTGTGGCCTGGTGTTTCTGCAGGGCCGAGGAGCGCTTGTAGGCCTTGTGACAAATATTGCACTGGAAGGGCCGCTCGGAGCTACTTTGTCCACACTTGTGCCTTAGTAGCTCCTGGGACTGGCTGAAGCCATGTTGGCAGGCGTTACATTTGAAAATGCTCTCAGCACTGTGCTGGTGGAAGAGGATCTGTGCCGGCTGCACTATGCCCTTCTCACACAGGGTACATTTGGCTGTCTCCTCTGCTCTGTGTGTGCGCCGATGTCTCATGAGCGCATACTGCTGCTTGAAACTCATCTGACACAGGTCACAGTGGAAGGGCCGCTCTTCACTGTGTGTTCGCTCATGCTGTCTCAGGTCTGAGGGCCTACGGAATGTCTTCTGGCACGCAGTGCACCGGAATGGTCTCTCTCCTGCCGGCGTGCAGGGGTGCTGCATGAGCTGTGAGGACTCCTTAAATCGCAGCTGACACGTCTGGCATTGAAACAATTGCTCACCAGCATGAGCGTACATGTGGCGCAGTAGGTGTGAACGATGCTTAAAGCTTTTCTCGCAGACAGTGCACTTATAAGGCCGCTCAGAGCTGTGTGTGCGTTTGTGGTGGACAAGGTGAGAAGACTGGCTGAAGCTCTTATCGCACAGAGTGCACTTATAGGGTTTCTCTCCAGTGTGTATGCGCTCGTGCCGAGACAGCTCCGAGAGGTGCTTGAATGGTTTCTGGCAGAGAGTGCAGCTGAAAGGCTTCTCATGAGTCTCTTGTGTAAGAGGAGGAGCAGCAGGCACCGGGGCACGCTCCACATCAGACGCTTTATAGGTCTTTTCACAGATTGAGCATTTGAGGGAGCTGCCGCTATGGACATTATGATGTTGAGCAAGGGAGGTGAGAAGCGAGAATCCCATTTTGCAGACACCACACACAAAGGGCTTCTGCTCCACTTGTGTGCACTGGTGTTCAAGGAGGTCTGTGGCTTGATGGAAAATCTTTAGACACTGTGTGCACTGGAAAGAGCGGTCCTGGTTTGCAGGGGGCATACACTGATGATCCTGCGGATTGGACAGGTGGGAGAGATCCTGCCCACATAGTCCACACTTGTGTATGGGCTCACTTGGCGGCAAGGGAGGGTTCTGCACCCCAAGGTCTGGCTGCAGGAGGATTCCGTACACGGCACATCCCAGGGAATTTTCTGTAGCTCCCGTAGTGGTGATAGGATGTTCTCCCAGCGTAATGGTCCCTGGGTGCTGAGCTGGTTGctgctgtgggggctgcagtgagggagggggcaccTGTGCTTGTGGCCAGCCCTCTgacatgctgggggggggggaggaagaaaccAGCTCTGAAATTGTAGGGCTTCAGGATTCCAGGGTGTGCAAGGGTCAGAGAAAACAAAGAAACTGAGCCTTGATGGCGAAATCTTCATGGAGAGTAAAACCGTGTTATACGAGTCTATGCATCTTCACACTTGGGATTCACGCTGTGGAGATCCGACATAGTTACCTGCCGAGACACAAACAGATTAAAATGGAGGCACAATACAGGCAATGGTTTCACATCAACTGCTTCCTGCCAGGTTTGGGTAGGTGTCACGGATACTGGATATTACATGTCATCTTCCCAATAACAGAACACAAACCACTccttttgtactatatttatgtaCCATTTATTTGGATATTAGCAGTCCGCTGACAACCAGACAGAGCGCACCAGCTGGGGCAGTTAGATCCCTGGCACCCAGCCAACACACCTTGTCTCTCTCTGAGACTATGccgaaaataataacaataaatggGGTCTGAGTAGTAACAGTAGGGAAACAAGctcttttaaattaaattaaaatgccattgttagtgtatgtaggTAGCGGGAGCCAAGTGAAGGCAAGGAGTAAATCTCACCCACCATCCCCATGTGTGACGGACGCCCCTGTGACTGTGAGCTGTTTATGCAGACAGTAGGATTCCCATAAAAATACAAAAGCGGATTATATGGATGGTACGTAAATAGGCTGTATAAACTGGGTCATGTATGATGCCCGTCTGAGCCATGGACCAAATAATACTATGAGCGCTGTGAGTTATGGGCTGATAATACTATGGGCGCTGTGAGTTACGGACTGATAATACTATGGGCGCTGTGAGTTATGGACTGATAATACTATGAGCGCAGTGAGTTATGGACTGATAATACTATGAGCGCTGTGAGTTACGGACTGATAATACTATGGGCGCTGTGAGTTATGGACTGATAATACTATGGGTTATGGGCTGATAATACTATGGGCGCTGTGAGTTATGGGCTGATAATACTATGGGCGCTGTGAGTTATGGACTGATAATACTATGGGTTATGGGCTGATAATACTATGGGCGCTGTGAGTTACGGACTGATAATACTATGGGCGCTGTGAGTTATGGACTGATAATACTATGAGTTATGGGCTGATAATACTATGGGCGCTGTGAGTTATGGGCTGATAATACTATGGGCGCTGTGAGTTATGGACTGATAATACTATGGGTTATGGGCTGATAATACTATGGGCGCTGTGAGTTACGGACTGATAATACTATGAGTTATGGGCTGATAATACTATGGGCGCTGTGAGTTACGGACTGATAATACTATGAGTTATGGACTGATAATACTATGGGCGCTGTGAGTTACAGACTGATAATACTATGGGAGCTGTGAGTTATGGACTGATAATACTATGAGTTATGGACTGATAATACTATGGGCGCTGTGAGTTATGGACTGATAATACTATGGGCGCTGTGAGTTATGGACTGATAATACTATGGGCGCTGTGAGTTACAGACTGATAATACTATGGGCGCTGTGAGTTACAGACTGATAATACTATGGGAGCTGTGAGTTATGGACTGATAATACTATGAGTTATGGACTGATAATACTATGGGCGCTGTGAGTTATGGACTGATAATACTATGGGCGCTGTGAGTTATGGGCTGATAATACTATGGGCGCTGTGAGTTACGGACTGATAATACTATGAGTTATGGGCTGATAATACTATGGGCGCTGTGAGTTACGGACTGATAATACTATGAGTTATGGGCTGATAATACTATGGGCGCTGTGAGTTACGGACTGATAATACTATGAGTTATGGACTGATAATACTATGGGCGCTGTGAGTTACAGACTGATAATACTATGGGAGCTGTGAGTTATGGACTGATAATACTATGAGTTATGGACTGATAATACTATGGGCGCTGTGAGTTATGGACTGATAATACTATGGGCGCTGTGAGTTATGGACTGATAATACTATGGGCGCTGTGAGTTATGGACTGATAATACTATGGGCGCTGTGAATTACGGACTGATAATACTATGAGCGCAGTGAGTTATGGACTGATAATACTATAAGTTATGGACTGATAATACTATGAGCGCTGTGAGTTACGGACTGATAATACTATGGGCGCTGTGAGTTACGGACTGATAATACTATGAGTGCTGGGAGTTATGGATTGATAATACTATGGGCACAGTGAGTTATAGACTGATAATACTATGAGTTATGGACTGATAATACTATGAGCGCTAGGAGTTATGGACTGACAATACTATGGGCACTGTGAGTTACGGACTGATAATACTATGGGCGCTGTGAGTTACGGACTGATAATACTATGGGCGCTGTGAGTTACGGACTGATAATACTATGGGCGCTGTGAGTTATGGACTGACGATACTATGGGTGCTGTGAGTTACGGACTGATAATACTATGAGTTATGGACTGATAATACTATGAGTGCTGTAAGTTAAGGACTGATAATACTATGGGCGCTGTGAGTTACGGACTGATAATTCTATCGGCGCTGTGATTTATGGACTGATAATACCATGAGAGCTGTGAGTTATGGACTAATAATACTATGAGCGCTATGCGTTATGGACTGATAATACTATGAGTTATGGACTGATAATACTATGGGCGCTGTGAGTTATGGACTGATAATACTATGAGTTATGGACTGATAATACTGTGAGTGCTGTGAGTTACAGACTGATAATACTATGGGCGCTGTGAGTTATGGACTGATAATACTATGAGTTATGGACTGATAATACTGTGAGTGCTGTGAGTCACAGACTGATAATACTATGGGCGCTGTGAGTTATGGACTGATAATACTATGAGTTACGGACTGAATACTATGGGCGCTGTGAGTTATGGACTGATAATACTATGAGTTATGGACTGATAATACTGCGAGTGCTGTGAGTTACATGCTGATAATACTATGGGCGCTGTGAGTTATGGACTGATAATACTATGAGCGCTAGGAGTTATGGACTGATAACTCACAGCGCCCATAATACTATGAGCGCAGTGAGTTATGGACTGATAATACTATGAGTGCTGTGAGTTATGGACTGATAATACTATGAGCGCTGTGAGTTAGGGACTGATAATACTATGAGCGCAGTGAGTTATGGACTGATAATACTATGAGTGCTGTGAGTTATGGACTGATAATACTATGAGTTACGGACTGATAATACTATGGGTGCTGTGAGTTACGGACTGATAATACTATGAGTTACGGACTGATAATACTATGAGCGCTGTGAGTTATGGACTGATAATACTATGAGTTACGAACTGATAATACTATGGGCGCTGTGAGTTATGGACTGATAATACTATGGGCGCTGTGAGTTACGGACTGATAATACTATGAGCGCTGTGAGTTATGGACTGATAATACTATGAGTTATGGACTGATAATACTATGAGCGCTGTGAGTTACGGACTGATAATACTATGGGCGCTGTGAGTTACGGACTGATAATACTATGAGCGCAGTGAGTTATGGAATGATAATACTATGAGTTACGGACTGATAATACTATGAGCGCTGTGAGTTAGGGACTGATAATACTATGGGCGCTGGTGATGGGAGCTCTGTGATGCGAGCTGGGAGCtctctggagctctgtgatgggaggtgggagctctggatatggagctctgtgatgggaGGTGGGAACTCTGTGATCTgtgatggagctctgttatgggaTGTGGGAGCTCTGTGAAGGGAGGTGGGAGATCTGgatttggagctctgtgatgggaGGTGGGAGCTCTGGATATGGTGCTCTGATGGGAGGTGGGAGCTCtggctatggagctctgtgatgggaGGTGTGAGTTCTGTGATGGAGCTCTGGATATGGAGCTCTGTGGTGGGAGGTGGGAGCTCTGGATATGGAGCTCAGTGATGGAGTTCTGTGATGGGAGCTCTGTGAAGGGAGGTGGGAGTTTGAAGGGAGATGGGAGCTCTGTGATGGGAGGTGGGAGCTCTggatatggagctctgtgatgggaGATGGGAGCTCTGTGATGGAGCTCTGTGAAGGGAGGTGGTAGCTGTGTggatatggagctctgtgatggagCTGGGAGCTCTGTGATGGGAGGTGGGAGCTCTGTGATGGAGCTCTGTGAATGGAGGTGGGAGCTCTggatatggagctctgtgatggagctctgtgatgggaGGTGGGAGTTCTGTGAAGGGAAGTGGGAGCTCTGTAATGGGAGCTCTGCATATGGAGCTCCGTGAAGGGAGGTGGGAGCTCTGTATAGGGAGCTCTGTGATGGGAGGTGGGAGCTCTGTGATGGGAGCTATGCGATGGGAGGTGGGAGCTCTGTAATGGGAGCTCTGTGATGGGAGATGGGAGCTCTGTAATGGGAGCTAtgtgatggagctctgtgatgggaGGTGGGAGCTCTGTGAAGGGAGCTCTGTAATGGGAGCTCTGTGATGGGAGATGGGAGCTCTgtatatggagctctgtgatgggaGGTGGGAGCTCTGTAATGGGAGCTCTGTGATGGGAGGTGGGAGCTCTGAACGGAGCTCTGTAATGGGAGCTCTGTGATGGGAGATGGGTGCTCTgtatatggagctctgtgatgggaGATGGGAGCTCTGTAATGGGAGCTCTGTGATGGGAGGTGGGAGCTCTGTGAAGGGAGCTCTgtatatggagctctgtgatgggaGATAGGAGCTCTGTAATGGGAGCTCTGTGATGGGAGCtctatgatggagctctgtaatgGGAGATGGGAGCTCTGTAATGGGAGCTCTGAGATGGGAGCTCTGTGATGGGAGGTGGGAGCTCTgtatatggagctctgtgatgggaGATGGGAGCTCTGTAATGGGAGCTCTGTGATGGGAGGTGGGAGCTCTGGGAACGGAGCTCTGTAATGGGAGCTCTgtatatggagctctgtgatgggaGATGGGAGCTCTGTAATGGGAGCTCTGTGATGGGAGGTGGGAGCTCTGTGAAGGGAGCTCTgtatatggagctctgtgatgggaGATAGGAGCTCTGTGATGGGAGCTCtgtgatggagctctgtgatgggagctctgt contains:
- the ZNF319 gene encoding zinc finger protein 319 → MSEGWPQAQVPPPSLQPPQQQPAQHPGTITLGEHPITTTGATENSLGCAVYGILLQPDLGVQNPPLPPSEPIHKCGLCGQDLSHLSNPQDHQCMPPANQDRSFQCTQCLKIFHQATDLLEHQCTQVEQKPFVCGVCKMGFSLLTSLAQHHNVHSGSSLKCSICEKTYKASDVERAPVPAAPPLTQETHEKPFSCTLCQKPFKHLSELSRHERIHTGEKPYKCTLCDKSFSQSSHLVHHKRTHSSERPYKCTVCEKSFKHRSHLLRHMYAHAGEQLFQCQTCQLRFKESSQLMQHPCTPAGERPFRCTACQKTFRRPSDLRQHERTHSEERPFHCDLCQMSFKQQYALMRHRRTHRAEETAKCTLCEKGIVQPAQILFHQHSAESIFKCNACQHGFSQSQELLRHKCGQSSSERPFQCNICHKAYKRSSALQKHQATHCTEKPLRCTACEHRFFSSSEFVQHRCDPAREKPLKCSDCEKRFKYASDLQRHRRVHTGEKPYKCLSCDKSFKQREHLNKHQSVHNREQQYKCLWCGERFHELNLLQEHSAQHTADGSYQVAACMS